Proteins encoded by one window of Macaca fascicularis isolate 582-1 chromosome 10, T2T-MFA8v1.1:
- the LOC102142315 gene encoding LOW QUALITY PROTEIN: PRAME family member 20-like (The sequence of the model RefSeq protein was modified relative to this genomic sequence to represent the inferred CDS: inserted 1 base in 1 codon), with protein MSMEVNHPAPLRLLELAAHSLLSNEASVLLVLEQLTVNLFPPLLTAAFAKGHRKALKALVQAWPFPFLRLGSLIVQWPNQDSLQAVVDGLEAFSAHRACPRKSELRMLDFTLDSEQVHSKGASEALAKFPFWLPSTVKAEMPQAVARPKPTENMKKGPKQPWEAVEIHIDLFLRGPFKLDKFLSSLLTKVEQSHGALHLCCRKLHIEEMPFHSLLGILKTLKLDFIQELEVFDWFDWFWALSDPNLSATQLGRIFNLRSLKLIYYNWAFSSRGERPSSYFLSQLTRLGHLQKLHLSYSYLSGNLHYVLSCLWVPLHSLEICYCRLLDTDITYLSQSPHTTCLKKLDLSGNNLSYMIPRPLGTLLREVSGTLQHLDLNHCRLKDAHLSALLPALCRCSHLSSLSLSDNPISSACLLSLLEHTTGLMELKQVLYPIPVDCCMYLHGLSWGPVNKDKLCQLQAEIQKQLQAMQRADMQWSPXAALAYAAGAV; from the exons AT GTCCATGGAGGTGAACCACCCAGCACCTCTCAGGCTCTTGGAACTTGCAGCCCACAGCCTGCTGAGCAATGAGGCTTCAGTTCTACTGGTGTTGGAACAGCTCACAGTGAACCTTTTCCCGCCACTACTCACTGCTGCATTTGCCAAGGGGCACAGAAAGGCTCTGAAGGCCTTGGTGCAGGCCTGGCCCTTCCCCTTTCTCCGTCTGGGCTCTCTGATAGTGCAGTGGCCCAACCAAGACAGCCTGCAAGCTGTGGTGGATGGGCTGGAGGCCTTTTCTGCCCACAGGGCTTGTCCCAG GAAGTCAGAACTGAGGATGCTGGATTTCACCCTGGACTCTGAGCAAGTCCACAGTAAAGGGGCTTCTGAAGCCTTGGCCAAGTTCCCATTTTGGTTACCATCAACAGTCAAGGCAGAGATGCCCCAGGCCGTGGCCAGGCCCAAGCCAACAGAGAATATGAAAAAAGGACCAAAGCAGCCATGGGAAGCAGTGGAAATACACATTGATCTTTTCCTGAGAGGCCCCTTCAAGTTAGATAAGTTCCTCTCCAGCCTCCTGACGAAAGTGGAACAGAGCCACGGGGCCCTGCATCTCTGCTGTAGGAAGCTGCACATTGAGGAGATGCCCTTCCACAGTCTGCTGGGGATCCTGAAGACACTCAAGCTGGATTTCATCCAGGAGCTGGAGGTGTTTGACTGGTTTGACTGGTTCTGGGCATTGTCAGATCCAAACCTATCTGCAACACAGCTGGGAAGGATCTTCAACCtgcgcagcctcaaactcatctACTACAACTGGGCCTTCTCCTCACGGGGCGAGCGGCCCTCCAGCTACTTTCTCTCACAGCTCACCAGGCTGGGCCACCTCCAGAAGCTGCACCTGTCTTACTCCTACCTCTCGGGCAACCTACATTATGTACTCAG CTGTCTGTGGGTTCCACTGCATTCCCTGGAGATCTGCTACTGCAGGCTTCTCGACACTGACATCACCTACTTGTCCCAGAGCCCTCATACCACTTGCCTGAAGAAGCTGGATCTGAGTGGCAACAACCTGTCCTACATGATCCCTAGGCCCTTGGGGACCCTGCTGAGGGAGGTCTCAGGGACGCTGCAGCACTTAGACCTGAACCACTGCCGGCTGAAGGATGCCCACCTCAGTGCCCTCCTGCCCGCCCTGTGCCGCTGCTCCCACCTCAGTTCCCTGAGCCTCTCCGACAACCCCATCTCCAGTGCCTGCCTCCTGAGCCTGCTGGAGCACACAACGGGGCTGATGGAGCTGAAGCAGGTACTCTATCCTATCCCAGTCGACTGCTGCATGTACCTGCATGGCCTCTCCTGGGGTCCCGTGAACAAGGACAAGCTGTGCCAGCTGCAGGCTGAGATACAGAAGCAGCTGCAGGCCATGCAGCGGGCTGACATGCAGTGGAGCC CCGCTGCCCTTGCTTATGCAGCTGGTGCAGTTTGA